In Rahnella variigena, one DNA window encodes the following:
- a CDS encoding putative acyl-CoA thioester hydrolase translates to MKISTLSRACAMLSASLILAACSSSHQGLSSQVAPGTASLPVLSADEAANFTAKNYLAFGGPSLQVQQQGWFPKLASTDGAKTDFVVGPQLGTDGAAYANVQQAVNAALAVRNHGERIFIKILPGTYNGAVYIPAGAPPITLFGAGNSSADVTLAQGLEASAAPAVYRSTVSPAGQFLPGDRAFYMFQNCATLTTETIGTGCTATVWSQSSSLQLQNLTIGNSLLDTVDAGDHSAVALRTDGDNIILDNVRLIGRQNTFMANTANIHNQTDNSRYSRVYVHNSLIVGDVDYVFGRANAVFDHVEFHTVSSRGVKQASIFAPNTPATAPYGFLVIDSNLTGDRGFEQAAKAKMGRAWDADGASSQLVIRDSSFDNSYDQMNPWGASVFSGQPFTGNVPKDEKQQRNLNDTDFNRLWQYNNVLTQPAK, encoded by the coding sequence GTGAAAATTTCCACCCTGTCGCGCGCGTGCGCTATGTTGTCTGCCAGCCTGATCCTGGCGGCATGTAGCAGCAGCCATCAAGGCTTATCCAGCCAGGTTGCTCCGGGCACCGCGTCACTGCCCGTGTTATCTGCGGACGAAGCGGCCAACTTTACAGCGAAAAATTACCTGGCCTTTGGCGGCCCTTCTTTGCAGGTTCAGCAGCAGGGCTGGTTCCCTAAACTGGCAAGCACTGACGGCGCGAAAACCGACTTCGTGGTCGGCCCGCAGTTAGGCACCGACGGTGCGGCTTATGCCAACGTTCAGCAGGCAGTCAATGCCGCGCTGGCAGTGCGTAACCACGGCGAACGTATCTTCATTAAAATCCTGCCGGGCACCTATAACGGCGCGGTTTACATTCCTGCTGGCGCACCACCCATCACCCTGTTCGGTGCCGGCAACAGCTCCGCTGATGTGACCCTGGCCCAAGGCCTGGAAGCGTCAGCAGCGCCAGCCGTTTACCGTTCAACCGTCAGCCCTGCCGGTCAGTTCCTGCCAGGTGATCGCGCATTCTATATGTTCCAGAACTGCGCAACGCTGACCACTGAAACCATCGGCACCGGTTGTACCGCGACTGTGTGGTCACAGAGCAGCAGCCTGCAATTGCAGAATCTGACCATTGGTAATTCCCTGCTTGATACCGTGGATGCCGGTGATCACTCCGCTGTGGCACTGCGCACCGACGGAGATAACATCATTCTGGATAACGTGCGCCTGATTGGCCGCCAGAATACCTTTATGGCCAACACCGCCAATATCCACAATCAGACTGACAACAGCCGTTACAGCCGCGTTTACGTGCATAACAGCCTGATCGTCGGTGATGTGGATTACGTGTTTGGTCGCGCCAATGCGGTGTTCGATCACGTTGAATTCCACACTGTCAGCAGCCGTGGCGTGAAACAGGCGTCCATCTTCGCACCGAATACGCCGGCAACCGCACCATACGGTTTCCTGGTGATCGACAGCAACCTGACCGGTGACCGTGGTTTCGAGCAGGCAGCGAAAGCAAAAATGGGTCGTGCGTGGGATGCTGACGGCGCGAGCAGCCAGCTGGTGATCCGCGACAGCAGCTTCGACAACAGCTATGACCAGATGAACCCGTGGGGCGCTTCCGTCTTCTCCGGCCAGCCGTTTACAGGCAACGTGCCGAAAGATGAGAAACAACAGCGTAATCTGAACGATACCGACTTCAACCGCCTGTGGCAGTACAACAATGTGCTGACTCAGCCTGCGAAGTAA